The genomic region TGGGGTCTTTCCGTTTCCCTGCTTCTTTCCCTGGCGGCGGCGTTCGGCCTGTTTCTCAACGCCCTTACCGACCTGGAGGAAGGCTATGTTTTCGATATTTTTCCCCTGGTCATGGGAATCTGCGGTGTTGTCCTCAGGCTTCTGCCCGGGGGAGGCTCCCTTCTCGACGGCTTTCTCGGGGCAGCGGCAGGCTTTGCCGTTATCGCTCTCATCATTCTTCTTTCCAGAGGAGGCATGGGCTGGGGCGATGCCACTCTGACGGCGGGAACGGGGGTACTTCTGGGATGGAAATTCACCCTGCTGACACTGTACCTCGGCTTCATGGCAGGCGGAGTGTTCTCCCTCGCCCTTCTTGCCGCAGGGAAACTGGGAAGAAAAGACGCCGTGCCGCTGGTTCCCTTCCTGGCCCTGGGAGGGGTGCTCACCCTTCTGTTCGGGCCGTGGATCCTTTCCCTCGCAAATATCGATCCAGGGCTGCCCTGGAGATAAGAAGCATCTCCTCGAGGGGTTCCCGGGAGGGAACCCCGTTTTTTTTCCGGAAGGAATGATCCGCCCCCGAAATGATTCGGAACTCCTTTCTGGTTTCCGGGAGGGGAAGCCTGTCGAAAATCCGCCGGGAGGACTCTTCGCTGAAACTTTCGTCCCCGCTTCCGTAAAAAAAGAGGGCAAATTCGGGAGACGCCTCCGATGCGGCCCGGAGGAGCTCCGTTTTGCCGCCGAGACTGTCAAGGATAGGCAGGGAGAGCCTGCCGGAGGCCTCCGGACGTATTTCGTCGCCGCTGCCGGAAATGATGAGGCCGGCCGCCTTTCCTTCCCGGGGAGGAGTCAGCCCGGTTCCGGCGATATAACCTGCCGTTTTGTTCCCTGTGATGAGGACCGAAATCAGCCCCCCCAGGGAAAACCCCCAGAGGACTGGTGATGGAACAGAAAATGTTCGGCAGAGGCATTCGAAAGCGGAGCACGCGTCGAAGACTTCCATAGAGAAGGTTTTTCCCCGGAAAGAGGCTGTGGCCCAGGAAGTCCTGTCGTCGCCGAAGGTTTCCCTGTCCCTTCTCAGCCGGGAGCTTTCGGCGATGCAGGCGGAAATTCCATGGGACGCGAGTTCCCTGGCCAGGAAACCGTACTTGTTCCCCTCCATGGGGGAAGCCCAGCCGTGAACCCCGTGCAGAAGCAGAACCACCGGTGTGTCCGGATCAGTTCCCGCCCGGAAGAAATGCAGGAGAACCTCCCTGTCGCCGAAACTTCCAGGGGCTTTTGCCGTGACATAATCCATCTTTCCGGCCTCCTTCGTCGTTTATGGATAAATTATCCCCGTTTCCGCCGCCGTTTTCAACTTGCCCCCCCATTTTGAGCAATGCCGGGGAAATTGACAAATCCCCCCGAAGAGAGTATCGTACCCGTGACAGCAACTGGGGGAGTCGGCGTGAACCGGCTGAGAGGGGGCTTTTAGGCTCCGACCCCTGGAACCTGATCCGGGTCATGCCGGCGAAGGGAAGTGCGTGTGTTGCAAAAAAAGCAAATGCATGAATACTTCCGCTCCCGGCATTCCCAGCCGGGAGTTTTTTTATGCTTGAAATCAGATCCTTTTCCAAGAGTTTCGACGGCCGCCCCGTGTTTTCGGATTTCTCCCTTTCCGCGGAAAGGGGAAGCTTCACCGTGCTCCTGGGGCCTTCAGGCTGCGGAAAGAGCACCTTCTTCGACCTCCTCATGGGAGTCCTTCCCAGGGACGGCGGCTGCCTTGCCATTGACGGACGGGAGATACCCGACCTGAGAGGCGCGGCGGCCTACATGACCCAGAAAGATCTTCTTCTCCCCTGGAAGACCCTGGCGGAAAACGCCCTTCTGCCCGTGACCGTGAAGCGCACGCCCACGGAAGAGGATCGCCGCAGGACGGAGGATCTCTTTTCCCTGCTGGGCCTCTCCGGCCGGGAGGATTTTTTTCCCGGCCAGGTTTCCGGAGGAATGGCCCAGCGGTGCGCCCTGGCACGGACAATTCTGTTCGACGCCCCGGTCGCCCTCCTGGACGAACCCCTTTCAGCCCTCGACGCCATTACCAGGCGGACCCTCCGGGGACTGCTTCTGCTTTTGCAGTCCCGCTTCGGCAGGACGATCCTCATGGTGACCCACGATGTGGAAGAGGCCCTTTTGCTCGCCGACAGCATCCTGCTGCTCTCCCCCCCTCCGATGAGAATACTGGAGGTTCTGCGGCCGGAGGGAACAAAGGAATCGAGAGAAGATTCCCCCTCTTTCTCCGGAATGAAGCGGAGCATACTGGACCTCCTCCGGGAGGGTTCACGATGAGACAGGCGGCTCTTCCCCTGTTTTTTTTCATCGCTTTCCTGGCTGCCTGGGAAAGCTTCTGCCGCCTGTTCGCCCTTCCGCCCTTTCTTCTGCCCGCGCCTTCACGGGTGGCGCTCGTTCTCGTGACAGAGGCCCCGCTCCTCCTCCGGCACGGGCTGACCACAACCCTGGAAATTCTTCTCGGGATCCTTCTCTCACTGGCGGCGGGCGTGCCCCTCTCCATCGCCATGTTCTTCTCTCCCGCTCTCGAAAAGGCCCTTTCTCCTCTGCTGATCGCCTCCCAGGCGATCCCGGTCTTCGCTGCCGCTCCTCTTCTGGTGGTCTGGTTCGGTTACGGCATGGGAAGCAAGGTGGCCATGGCTGCGGTGATCATCTTTTTTCCGGTCACGGTGACCCTGCTCCAGGGATTCAAGAGCTGCGACCCGGAACTGAAAACCCTTTTTTCCGTCATGGGAGCCGGCTTCCTGACAACCCTGCGCCATCTCTACTGGCCCTGGGCTCTCCCTTATTTCTTCGCCGGCCTTCGGGTCGCCGTCTCGGTGGCGGCCATCGGGGCGGTCATCGGTGAATGGGTGGGAAGCCTGGACGGGCTCGGATTTCTTATGATGCAGGCGAATGCCCGGCTCAGGGTTGATCTCGTCTTTGCTTCCATCGTCGTCCTCTCGGCCGTCAGCCTTTCGCTGTGGGGAGCCGTCTGCTTCCTCGAGAAAAAAACCGTCCGGTGGACGGAAAAGAAACGGTGACGGGGCCCAGCACCGTTACAATCCCTATCTTTGGAGGAAATGTCATGAAACGAAACCGCTCCGTCCTGATGCTCCTTGTCCTGCTGCTCCTCGGATCCCCCGCCGGGGGAGAAGAAAAGCTCAGCCTGATGCTCGACTGGTTTCCCAACGTGGACCATGTTCCCCTCTTCGTCGCCCGCCAGGGAGGCATCTTCCTGAAGCACGGGCTTTCGGTGGAGATTCAGAGTCCCTCCGACAGCGCCGATCCCCTGAAGCTCGCCGCCGCAGGTCATGTGGACATCGCTCTTTCGTACCAGCCCCAGGCGATCATCGCGGCCTCAGGGGGAATACCGCTGAAGGCCGTGGGGCGCCTTGTGGGAAGTCCTCTCTCCACTCTTCTCTTTCTTGACGGGAAGGGAATCTCCTCACCTGCCGACCTCGAGGGAAAGACCATAGGCTATACCGTTCCCGGCATGATGGACCACCTTCTCGATGCCTTCGCTGCCGTCAACGAAATCAGGAGTTTCACGCCCGTAAACGTGGGATTCGTCATTCTTCAGTCCCTGGCGGCAGGCAGGGTCGATGCCGTTATGGGGCCCTTCAAGAACTACGAGCCTGTGGCCATGGAGATGGAAGGGTACACTGCTTCTTTCTTCGAGCTTGAAAAATTCGGCATCCCATCCTATGACGAACTGGTGTTCGTGGCCGGGACAATGATCTGGAACAGGAAAGGGGAAACGATACGGCGGTTCCTCGATGCAGTGGAGGAAGCTCTCGCTTTCACTAAAGCCCATCCGGAGGAGGCCCTGGCCCTCTATTTCGAGGCTGTTCCGGAAGCTCCAAGGGAGATGGAAAGGAAGGCTTTTGAAAAAACAAGGCCCTGGTTCGGACCGGACACCAGGCTCGACGCCGTCCGCTGGAAAACCTTCGCTGAGTTTGCCCTTCAGTGGGGAATGATTGAAAAGGAAGTGAACGTTCATGAAATCGTGGCTGAAAGGTAACGGAAAAGCACGGATCCGAAAGCTGACCTTCACCGGGCTGCTTGTTGCTTCGGGACTGCTTCTTTCAGGGGTTTCTTTCCCCATGGGACCCACCCGGTGCTACCCCTTCCAGCACACGGTGAACGTCCTCGCAGGGGCCGCGCTGGGCCCGTGGTGGGCCGCAGGAGCCGCCTTCGTTACCAGCCTCGTTCGGAACATGACGGGAACCGGCACCCTCTTCGCCTTCCCGGGGAGCATCCCCGGCGCCATAGCGGCCGGCCTGGCCTTCAGGTATTTCGGGAAACCATGGGCAGCCCTGGCCGAACCTCTCGGGACAGGATTTGCCGGGGCGGCGATTTCCGCCTGGATCCTCGGCCCGGCCGTCGGGAAGGCCGCAGGCATGTCTGTGCTGATGGGGGCCTTTCTTGCCAGCAGCGTTCCCGGTGCGCTCCTGGGCATGGGACTGGTCCACGCCCTGGGGAGGACATCTCTCTCCCCGTTTTTCGCAGGAGAGAAATAAACCGGCGGGAACTACTCTTCACCGGGAGAATAAACTCCTTTATAATTCTGGTACTACGGACCGTGAAGAGGAGATTTTCCAGGTGACTGCTGCTCAGCAAATCATACCGTTGAATATTCTGAAGTGCTTTCTTTCCATCAGGAGATCAAAGACGGAAAAAATTACGGCTTTTTTCTACGAAATTCTTTCCCCGGCCGGGGTGTGTACCTCGGGCATAGGTTTTGCCGGCACGGGAGAGGAAGACGAGACCGCCGTCTCCGTGGAATCGGAAATCCGCCCCTTCATCGCCCATACGGAAAAACTGTCGGGCCGCCGGGACGAAACGGGAAAAAAGCTCCCGGCGACCCTTCGTTCATCTCTCGAAGGAATTCTCGGGGAAGTGCTCACTCCCGAGGCGGTGAGAGAGGGCCTTGACAAGGGCGAGGGGGGGAACCGGACCCTGGAGGAGCGGATCAGGGAGGAGATGGCAGCCCGACTCGGCTACAGGGCAACGGCGTACATCAAAACGGAAAGGAAAAATTCCTCCGAAATTGCGGATCTGCTGGGACCGGGGTTCCTCGCCGGAGACACGGCCGCGGCAGAGCAGGATGAAACCGGAGGAGGCATCAGCTTCCTTATCCCCTGCACTCCAAGTATCGATCCCGTAAAAGGCGTACCAGTGGCAGCGCTGGAAAAGGGGGATTGTATTGTCGTCATTCTCCCTTCCGAGGAGTCGCCCCTCCGGGAAAGACTGCGCACCGCCGAACCCGGCTTCGACGGCGCGGTGAGAGCTGAAGTGCTTTCCGTCCACAGGGACCGCCAAGGTAATTTCACCGTACTCACCCGCCTTTCCGACGAGTTCAACGGAGTGGTGACCCTCGAGGGAAATACCAGGCTCCGCAGGGCCCGGCCGGAATCTCCCTCCGGAGAAACGGCGCCGGTTTCCCCCGAACCGAAAGCGGAAAGCGACGGGGAGAACGGACCTCCCATTCCACCATCTGTGCTTCTTCTGCTCGCGGGCAGCGGGGCTGTTCTGCTTACCCTCCTGCTCATGTTCAGGGTTTTCCGCTGAACACCTTCTCCGCCAGCCGCCGGGCTGCTCCGGCAATATCCGGCCTTCCCACGACGGATGACACTACGGCTATTCCATCCACTCCGGCAGAGAGGACTTCGGCTGCGTTTTCCTCGCTGATCCCGCCGATGGCCACCGAGGGAAGGGAAAGGGCTTCACGGATCGCCCTGACGCCTCCTACGCCGATCACGGAAGCGACTGTTTTCGTACCCGTGGGAAAGGCGGCGCCGATTCCCACATAATCCGCCCCCTGTTCCTCGGCCAGCCGCCCCTCTTCCGTGGAGTGAGCCGTCGCCCCGACGAGAAACCCTGCAGGCACGATCCTCCTGACGACCGACACCGGAAGATCTTCCTGCCCAAGGTGCACGCCGTGGGCTCCTGCGGCAAGGGCAATGTCGAACCGGTCGTTCACCACGAAGGCCGCTCCCCTGCTTCTGCAGAGGGCGGAAAGCCTGCAGGCGGTTTCGTACAGTTCCCGGCCGCTCATTTTCTTGTCCCTGAGCTGGATCATGGTGGCTCCGCCGTCAAGGGCAAGCTCCGCCTGCTCTTCGATGGAACGGGGAGCCCCGATCCTGCTGTCGGGGATCACATACAGCTTCAAAGCCTCTCTGAGATTCATGCTCCGCTTCCTCCTTCCGGCGGCGCGCACAGGCGCCGCCCCTGGGACATCAGATCTTCCGGCGAAAGGGATGCAAGCTCGTCCAGCAGCGCCGCCCGGAATGAGCCCGGTCCCATCGCCCTTTCTTCAGCCCGTTCCGCGGCAAGCCGGAGCATGACAATGGCGGCTGAAGCTGCCGCGGGAGCAGGCCCCCGGGAGATGAGCACACCCATGAGGGATCCGAGAAGGCAGCCCCCTCCCGAGATTTTCGCCATGAGAGGACTCCCCCCGGGAAAAAACAGGGCCGACGTTTCGTCGGCAAGGACATCCACCGGGCCCGTGGCGCAGATGAGGGCCCCGGTCCGCCCGGCGAGTGCCCGCATGGCCGGTACGGGAGGGGCGGATTCGCTTCCGGAATCCACACCCCTCACCTCCCCGGGCTCGCCTGCGAGAAGCCGTATTTCTCCGTAGTTCCCCTTTATTACGGAGGGGCTGACGGCTGAAAGCAGCATGTCGACTGCCGCCGTCCTGAAGGTTGTCGCTCCGTAGCCTACGGAGTCGAAGACGATATTTTTCCCCGCCTTCATAGCCCGCTTCATTGCCAGAAGGGCGCTCCCGTCGGGAGTTCCCGTGTTGATCACGAGGGAGTCCGCTGAAGCCGCCAGCTCCG from Aminivibrio pyruvatiphilus harbors:
- a CDS encoding ABC transporter permease, which codes for MRQAALPLFFFIAFLAAWESFCRLFALPPFLLPAPSRVALVLVTEAPLLLRHGLTTTLEILLGILLSLAAGVPLSIAMFFSPALEKALSPLLIASQAIPVFAAAPLLVVWFGYGMGSKVAMAAVIIFFPVTVTLLQGFKSCDPELKTLFSVMGAGFLTTLRHLYWPWALPYFFAGLRVAVSVAAIGAVIGEWVGSLDGLGFLMMQANARLRVDLVFASIVVLSAVSLSLWGAVCFLEKKTVRWTEKKR
- the thiM gene encoding hydroxyethylthiazole kinase codes for the protein MGASRSCGDPSVDGEIGLAALSPRSWAEVLARVRRLRPLVYTITSFVSASFQADGTLAAGGSPVMSRCPREAAELAASADSLVINTGTPDGSALLAMKRAMKAGKNIVFDSVGYGATTFRTAAVDMLLSAVSPSVIKGNYGEIRLLAGEPGEVRGVDSGSESAPPVPAMRALAGRTGALICATGPVDVLADETSALFFPGGSPLMAKISGGGCLLGSLMGVLISRGPAPAAASAAIVMLRLAAERAEERAMGPGSFRAALLDELASLSPEDLMSQGRRLCAPPEGGSGA
- a CDS encoding ABC transporter substrate-binding protein is translated as MKRNRSVLMLLVLLLLGSPAGGEEKLSLMLDWFPNVDHVPLFVARQGGIFLKHGLSVEIQSPSDSADPLKLAAAGHVDIALSYQPQAIIAASGGIPLKAVGRLVGSPLSTLLFLDGKGISSPADLEGKTIGYTVPGMMDHLLDAFAAVNEIRSFTPVNVGFVILQSLAAGRVDAVMGPFKNYEPVAMEMEGYTASFFELEKFGIPSYDELVFVAGTMIWNRKGETIRRFLDAVEEALAFTKAHPEEALALYFEAVPEAPREMERKAFEKTRPWFGPDTRLDAVRWKTFAEFALQWGMIEKEVNVHEIVAER
- the thiW gene encoding energy coupling factor transporter S component ThiW, with translation MKSWLKGNGKARIRKLTFTGLLVASGLLLSGVSFPMGPTRCYPFQHTVNVLAGAALGPWWAAGAAFVTSLVRNMTGTGTLFAFPGSIPGAIAAGLAFRYFGKPWAALAEPLGTGFAGAAISAWILGPAVGKAAGMSVLMGAFLASSVPGALLGMGLVHALGRTSLSPFFAGEK
- a CDS encoding alpha/beta hydrolase, which produces MDYVTAKAPGSFGDREVLLHFFRAGTDPDTPVVLLLHGVHGWASPMEGNKYGFLARELASHGISACIAESSRLRRDRETFGDDRTSWATASFRGKTFSMEVFDACSAFECLCRTFSVPSPVLWGFSLGGLISVLITGNKTAGYIAGTGLTPPREGKAAGLIISGSGDEIRPEASGRLSLPILDSLGGKTELLRAASEASPEFALFFYGSGDESFSEESSRRIFDRLPLPETRKEFRIISGADHSFRKKNGVPSREPLEEMLLISRAALDRYLRGKGSTARTEG
- a CDS encoding ABC transporter ATP-binding protein; the encoded protein is MLEIRSFSKSFDGRPVFSDFSLSAERGSFTVLLGPSGCGKSTFFDLLMGVLPRDGGCLAIDGREIPDLRGAAAYMTQKDLLLPWKTLAENALLPVTVKRTPTEEDRRRTEDLFSLLGLSGREDFFPGQVSGGMAQRCALARTILFDAPVALLDEPLSALDAITRRTLRGLLLLLQSRFGRTILMVTHDVEEALLLADSILLLSPPPMRILEVLRPEGTKESREDSPSFSGMKRSILDLLREGSR
- the thiE gene encoding thiamine phosphate synthase, which encodes MNLREALKLYVIPDSRIGAPRSIEEQAELALDGGATMIQLRDKKMSGRELYETACRLSALCRSRGAAFVVNDRFDIALAAGAHGVHLGQEDLPVSVVRRIVPAGFLVGATAHSTEEGRLAEEQGADYVGIGAAFPTGTKTVASVIGVGGVRAIREALSLPSVAIGGISEENAAEVLSAGVDGIAVVSSVVGRPDIAGAARRLAEKVFSGKP
- a CDS encoding prepilin peptidase, yielding MDSWLVVLFFTLLGASLGSFLNVVAGRSVAGTSWWGGSRSKCPRCGAVLCWRDLVPVLSWVLLRGRCRYCGGRIAFRYAGAEICGAAMGGLLAWRWGLSVSLLLSLAAAFGLFLNALTDLEEGYVFDIFPLVMGICGVVLRLLPGGGSLLDGFLGAAAGFAVIALIILLSRGGMGWGDATLTAGTGVLLGWKFTLLTLYLGFMAGGVFSLALLAAGKLGRKDAVPLVPFLALGGVLTLLFGPWILSLANIDPGLPWR